A region of Drosophila suzukii chromosome 2L, CBGP_Dsuzu_IsoJpt1.0, whole genome shotgun sequence DNA encodes the following proteins:
- the LOC108006361 gene encoding uncharacterized protein codes for MHSTKSSLLLLALAISASCVVATPQPELLDELLSSLNQTGQNIISGIVDASKNGTAIAGEFLESLKNSTEQYSHETVAFAQRIADAVHQAATGGIRDFAYALHEGISRLLSEINRVRNVLQRQALKDALTKLQTINAGVADLEVAVNNLNDRLDEKKTEYSAVIQEKWSNWAAAQLQRVDEQTNGVGNEEAEEILDELVNRYGGYLHSCVEELQVQQATYEQVVQETIIKYQNATSNLTAQVELCLKNNLNFRSCRNGIDKALRGLDSAPQDLLNLRVRGIRLLAIGLNASGCVGQTLAEHALERPIVERKLDEIIRQYLEQRDSTDDDSSSEEETTTENDSGSEESSTDDSSNDDDSS; via the coding sequence ATGCATTCAACCAAGTCATCACTGCTCCTGCTCGCCCTGGCCATCAGCGCCAGCTGTGTGGTGGCCACGCCGCAACCGGAACTGCTGGATGAACTCTTGAGCTCACTCAACCAGACCGGCCAGAATATCATCAGTGGGATCGTGGATGCCAGTAAGAATGGAACGGCCATAGCCGGGGAGTTCCTCGAGAGCCTGAAGAACTCCACCGAGCAGTACTCCCATGAAACGGTGGCGTTTGCCCAGAGAATCGCAGATGCCGTGCACCAAGCTGCCACCGGCGGAATCAGGGACTTCGCCTACGCCCTGCACGAAGGCATCTCTAGACTCCTCAGCGAGATAAACCGGGTTAGGAATGTCCTACAGCGACAGGCCCTCAAGGACGCCCTGACCAAATTGCAGACCATAAATGCAGGAGTCGCCGATCTGGAGGTGGCCGTTAACAACCTCAACGATCGTCTGGACGAGAAGAAGACGGAGTACTCCGCCGTAATTCAGGAGAAGTGGAGCAACTGGGCCGCCGCTCAATTGCAGCGAGTGGATGAGCAGACCAATGGCGTTGGCAACGAGGAGGCCGAGGAGATCCTCGACGAGCTGGTCAACCGATATGGCGGATATCTGCACAGCTGCGTGGAGGAGTTGCAGGTGCAACAGGCCACCTATGAGCAGGTTGTCCAAGAAACCATTATCAAATACCAGAATGCCACCAGCAACCTGACCGCCCAAGTGGAGCTCTGCCTGAAGAACAACCTCAACTTCCGCTCCTGCCGCAACGGCATCGATAAGGCCCTGCGAGGACTCGACTCAGCTCCCCAGGATCTGCTCAACCTGAGGGTCCGAGGCATCCGACTGCTGGCCATCGGCCTGAATGCCAGCGGCTGTGTGGGCCAAACTCTGGCCGAGCACGCGCTGGAGAGGCCCATTGTGGAGCGAAAGCTGGACGAGATCATCAGGCAATATCTGGAGCAGCGCGATTCCACCGATGACGACTCGAGCTCCGAAGAGGAGACCACCACCGAGAATGACTCCGGATCAGAGGAGTCATCGACCGACGACTCCAGCAACGATGACGACTCCTCGTAG
- the LOC108021538 gene encoding uncharacterized protein, producing MLNSRSPPQYKQHSPGGSVGSVGSAGSISSVNSTSSAAQLLGHYQSAYGQQGQHSHACYQHQLQQQHQQQQKHQQYHHHQHHHHGGRTSLTPTMKRGKKQWGTRERSGMSFLIVITFFAVFGLIILTEVFMIDERTHSGMLAMRAGGGGGASLGGRMGDSMPDYDNVKDDYDLLDASILSDNKLGFIQLRDNKLKIQEAAGADGQRLAGMLLNGGGGGGAGAFGVNVPLIPWGQVLPGKVEETLPHFPFGTRPTDGAWQVVNGTRFKFFVYSAYFDRREGARLVRVVGATKTRGPERVWCRFWYGPSAANASDGGSSSSTRAKYSSATVMARVKIIRENWNLKYSACFILCPVRTPPLAVPHFVSVVSRLRAPPGNLLILRNTDQDADFAASTARNASARKGLPVGRPPPSGDNIPDRIAVCVKPLHFNYDQALYLMEYLEFYALLGVSHFTFYNHTLGPHASCVLQSYQQGLVPGNLTAHDLEPLLPADAANNATPRVLRTQYERPTVSILPWNLRMRSQKEIRTEGLFAALNDCLYRTMYRYKYLALVDLDEFIVPRYSDTLNELIRSLNQRFRNRNTGAYSFQNAFYYLQFADDSLASSGIEGGNDQLASVRASLVTQRKTRRRYKLHPQKQRSKYICKPEAVVEAGNHFVWEFAPGKGSLNVPPKEAILQHYRVCEFGGNDCIKAPSIVDRTTTKYVNRLVQRVDAVYRHLRQRCDLPALPPLPKTMEKPKEMAKEKPKEDAKEKPKLLRESKAKDPRPLGVTTKESLIKGMAVTAAPKTKSTTTTKATTKRVTTKKQQQQKSLPVTTPMITTARTSTAPKQSHPSANVRKKRKLIVFEINDFGIPVARVEYQ from the exons CCGGTTCCATCAGCTCCGTCAATTCCACCAGCTCCGCGGCCCAGCTGCTGGGTCACTACCAATCCGCCTACGGACAACAGGGCCAACACTCGCACGCCTGCTACCAGCACCaattgcagcagcaacaccagcagcagcagaagcatCAGCAATACCATCACCACCAGCATCATCACCACGGAGGACGCACCTCGCTCACCCCCACCATGAAGCGGGGCAAGAAGCAGTGGGGCACCAGGGAAAGATCCGGCATGAGTTTCCTCATCGTCATCACGTTCTTCGCCGTCTTCGGATTGATCATACTGACCGAG GTCTTCATGATCGACGAGCGGACCCACAGCGGCATGCTGGCGATGCGGGCgggcggaggaggaggtgccagTCTGGGCGGACGGATGGGCGACTCGATGCCGGATTATGATAATGTTAAG GACGATTACGATCTATTGGATGCCAGCATTTTGAGTGATAATAAATTAGGATTTATACAGCTGCGTGACAATAAACTGAAAATTCAAG AAGCCGCAGGCGCCGATGGCCAGCGCTTGGCAGGAATGCTCCTCAATGGCGGCGGGGGCGGTGGAGCGGGAGCGTTTGGTGTGAATGTACCGCTCATACCCTGGGGCCAGGTGCTGCCCGGCAAGGTGGAGGAGACGCTGCCCCACTTCCCATTTGGCACTCGGCCCACGGACGGCGCCTGGCAGGTTGTCAACGGCACCCGCTTCAAGTTCTTTGTCTACTCCGCCTACTTCGATCGGCGCGAAGGAGCGCGTCTGGTGCGAGTGGTGGGTGCCACCAAGACGAGGGGACCGGAGCGGGTCTGGTGCCGGTTCTGGTACGGACCGAGTGCTGCCAATGCCTCGGATGGGggctcctcctcctcgacACGTGCCAAGTACTCCTCGGCCACTGTGATGGCCCGCGTCAAG ATCATTCGCGAGAACTGGAATCTGAAATACAGCGCCTGTTTTATCCTGTGTCCGGTGCGAACTCCTCCTCTGGCCGTTCCCCATTTTGTGAGCGTGGTGTCCCGCCTGCGGGCTCCTCCGGGTAATCTACTGATCTTGCGCAACACCGACCAGGATGCGGATTTTGCGGCGAGTACGGCGCGCAATGCGAGTGCCAGGAAAGGATTACCAGTGGGTCGGCCTCCGCCGAGTGGCGATAACATACCCGATCGTATAGCCGTCTGCGTGAAACCCTTACATTTTAACTACGATCAAGCGCTATATCTGATGGAATACCTGGAGTTCTACGCCCTGCTGGGTGTCTCCCACTTCACCTTCTACAACCACACCTTGGGACCGCACGCCTCCTGCGTCCTGCAGAGCTATCAGCAGGGCCTGGTGCCCGGAAATCTCACCGCCCATGATCTGGAACCGCTGCTGCCAGCGGATGCGGCCAATAATGCCACGCCCCGTGTTCTTAGGACGCAGTACGAACGACCCACGGTCAGCATCCTGCCGTGGAACCTGCGCATGCGCAGCCAGAAGGAGATCCGCACCGAAGGACTCTTTGCGGCCTTAAACGACTGCCTCTACCGCACCATGTATCGCTACAAGTATCTGGCCCTGGTCGATCTGGACGAGTTCATTGTCCCCCGCTACTCGGACACGCTTAACGAACTCATAAG ATCTTTGAACCAGCGCTTTCGCAATCGCAACACTGGAGCCTATTCCTTCCAGAACGCCTTTTACTATCTGCAGTTTGCCGATGACAGTCTGGCCAGTTCGGGAATAGAGGGTGGCAATGACCAGCTGGCCAGTGTGCGGGCTTCTCTGGTCACCCAACGAAAGACCCGCAG GCGCTATAAGCTGCATCCGCAGAAGCAGCGATCCAAGTACATCTGCAAGCCGGAGGCTGTTGTCGAGGCGGGCAATCACTTTGTGTGGGAATTCGCTCCGGGAAAAGGATCCCTCAACGTTCCGCCAAAGGAGGCCATTTTGCAACACTATCGG GTTTGTGAGTTCGGTGGCAACGACTGCATCAAGGCGCCCTCAATAGTGGATCGTACGACCACGAAGTATGTAAATCGCCTGGTCCAACGGGTGGATGCGGTCTATCGTCATCTGCGCCAGCGCTGCGACCTTCCTGCCCTGCCCCCGCTGCCCAAGACCATGGAGAAGCCCAAGGAAATGGCCAAAGAGAAGCCCAAGGAAGATGCCAAGGAGAAGCCCAAGTTGCTGCGAGAATCGAAAGCGAAGGACCCCCGACCCCTGGGTGTCACAACGAAGGAGAGCTTAATCAAAGGAATGGCTGTCACAGCTGCCCCAAAAACCAAATCAACAACGACGACGAAGGCAACAACGAAAAGAGTGACAACGaagaaacagcagcagcagaaatcCCTCCCGGTCACCACGCCCATGATCACTACGGCAAGGACTTCAACAGCCCCCAAGCAATCGCATCCTTCGGCCAATGTGCGCAAGAAACGGAAACTGATCGTCTTCGAGATCAATGATTTCGGGATCCCCGTGGCCCGGGTGGAGTACCAATGA